GCGAAGACGTCGGGTCCGCCCCAGCGGGTGCGGTTGGTGCGGTGCGCGGTAGCGCGGCGGTGCGGGTGGTGCGGGCTGTCCCACTAGCATGAACGAACCGGCCATACGGCGCATTCCGGGACACAGTATGGTCACGGATGCCGCATCACTCTCATCCAACTCTCATCATGCATCGTTACACGAACCGTACCGTCAGCCTAAACCCGACGAATCGGTCATCACGACCCCTGCGGCGGACGTGATGTGTGTCGCTCGCCCGCGAGTGGTCGGAATAGCGCGGGACCATGTACCGTTGCCCCACGAAGAGACGATTCAGCACCCCGGGGCCGCACGTGTGAGCACGGTGCCGCCCCGCATCCACGTTAGAGGGGGTCGATGCCATGGGGCGCGGCCGTCAGAAGGCGAAGCAGACCAAGGTGGCCCGGGAGCTGAAGTACTTCAGTCCCGAGACCAACTACCGAGCCCTCGAGCAGGAGCTCGGCTCGCTGAGCCACAACGATCTGGGATCCGAGCGTCGCGGCAGCGCCGTCGACACAGGTGACTGGTCCCGGGACGAGGACGACGACTACCGTCGCTGGTCCGACGACGGCTGAGGTCGTGAGGTCAGCGTGACGGCCCCTCCGAGCGTGACCCCTCCGCCCCGCTGAGGTCGTCGTCGCCCGGACCCGTCCCCGCCGACCCGCACGGTGCGGCACAGCGGTCACTCCACCACACACTCACCGGCCGGTGACGTCCTGCGTCACCGGCCGGTTGGTGCGTGCGTGAGATCGGTGCGTCCGTGATCCCCGCGCGTCGAACGCGGCAGGTCCCCGGGATCAGACGCGGTAGTTGCCCGAGAGGCGGACGGCTCCCCCGTCGACGCCCTTCGTCCCCGCGACGAAGTCCGGCGACCCCGGCACGTCGAGCGTCGGGTCCGCGTCACGCACGTGGCCCAGCACCCACGCGGGCAGCGCGAGCTCCGACGCGTGCGCGAGGACCGCGTCCACCGCGTCGGCCGCGACGACCGCGACCATGCCGACGCCCAGGTTGAGCGTGCCCTCCAGGTCGTGCCACGGCACGCCGCCGAGCCGCTGCACGAGCGAGAAGACGGGCGGGAGCTGCCAACCGCTGCGGTCGACGTCGGCGACCAGGCCGCGCGGCAGGACGCGCGCGACGTTCGACGCGAGCCCGCCGCCGGTGACGTGGCTGAACGCGTGGATCCCGACGACGCCGGCGCGCTCGACCAGCGCGAGGACGTCGCTCGCGTACACGCGCGTCGGCTCGAGGAGCTCCTCGCCGAGGGTGCGGCCGAGCTCGTCGACGTGCCGGTCGAGCCCCCAGCCCGCGACCTCGACCACCTTGCGGACCAGCGAGTAGCCGTTGGAGTGCAGGCCGCTCGACCCGAGCGCGACGAGCACGTCGCCCGCCCGCACCCGGTCGGGACCGAGGAGCTGGTCGGCCTCGACGACACCCGTCGCGGCGCCCGCCACGTCGTACTCGTCGGGGCGGAGCAGGCCGGGGTGCTCGGCGGTCTCGCCGCCGACGAGCGCCGTGCCCGCGACCGAGCACGCCGCCGCGATGCCGCGCACGATGTCGGCGATCCGCTCCGGCACGACGCGGCCGGTCGCGATGTAGTCGGTCATGAACAGCGGCTTCGCGCCGACCACGACGATGTCGTCGACGACCATGCCGACCAGGTCGAACCCGATGGTGTCGTGCACGTCGAGTGCCTGCGCGATCGCGACCTTGGTGCCGACGCCGTCGGTCGACGTGGCGAGCAGCGGACGGCGGTACCGCGTGAGGATCGTCGCGTCGTACAGCCCGGCGAACCCGCCCACGCCGCCGAGGACCTGCGGGCCGTGCGTCGCGCGCACGGCGTCCTTCATGAGCTCGACGGCCTTGTCGCCGGCCTCGGTGTCGACGCCGGCGTCGGCGTAGGTGACGTGCGGGGTGCTCACGGGTGCTCCAGGGCGGTCGCGCCACCGGTCGACGGGACGATGGTCAGCAGGCCGTCCTCGGGGGCGCCGAGGGGCAGCTCGTTCTGCTCGAGCAGGTGCTTGCCGAGGCGGTCGGCGGGCGGCAGCTCGATCGGGTAGCGGCCGGAGAAGCACGCGGTGCACAGCTGCGAGCGCGGCTGCTCGGTCGCCTCGACCATGCCCTCCTCCGAGATGTAGCCGAGCGAGTCGGCGCCGAGGGACGCCGCGATCGCGTCGACGCCGAGGCCGTTCGCGATGAGCTCGGCGCGGCTCGCGAAGTCGATGCCGTAGAAGCACGGCCACTTCACGGGCGGCGAGCTGATGCGGACGTGCACCTCCGCGGCGCCGGCCTCGCGCAGCATCCGGACGAGCGCGCGCTGGGTGTTGCCGCGGACGATCGAGTCGTCGACGACCACGAGCCGCTTGCCGCGGATGACCTCGCGGAGCGGGTTGAGCTTGAGCCGGATGCCGAGCTGGCGCAGCGTCTGCGACGGCTGGATGAACGTCCGGCCGACGTAGGCGTTCTTGGTGAGGCCCTGGCCGAACGGGATGCCGGACTCGGTCGCGAACCCGACGGCCGCGGGCGTCCCCGACTCGGGCACCGGGATGACGAGGTCGGCCTCGACCGGGTGCTCGATCGCGAGGCGACGGCCCATCGCGACACGCGCGGCGTGCACGGACCGGCCCGCGATCGTCGTGTCGGGGCGGGCCAGGTAGACGTACTCGAAGACGCAGCCGGCGCGGTCGACGGGGGCGAACCTCGTCGAGCGCAGGCCGTCGGCGTCGATCGCGATGAACTCGCCGGGCTCGACCTCGCGCACGAAGGACGCACCGACGATGTCGAGCGCGGGCGTCTCCGACGCGACCACCCAGCCGCGCTCGAGCCGCCCGAGCACGAGCGGGCGCACGCCCTGCGGGTCGCGCGCCGCGTAGAGCGTGTGCTCGTCCATGAAGACGAGGCTGAACGCGCCCCGCAGCCGGGGCAGGACCTCGAGCGCGGTGGCCTCGAGGGTGTGGTCCGGGTCGCCCGCGAGGAGCGCGGTCACGAGCGCGGTGTCCGTGGTGTTGCCGCGCGCGAGCTCGCCGCGGCGCTGGTTGCCGTACCGCTCGGCCACGAGGTCGACGAGCTCGGCGGAGTTCGTGAGGTTGCCGTTGTGCCCGAGGGCCACCGTGCCCGCCGCGGTCGCGCCGAGCGTCGGCTGCGCGTTCTCCCACGTCGAGCCGCCGGTCGTGGAGTAGCGGGCGTGCCCGATGGCGATGTGCCCCTGCAGGGCGTTCAGCGCGGTCTCGTCGAAGACCTGGGAGACGAGACCCATGTCCTTGTAGACGAGGAGCTGCTGGCCGTTCGACGTCGCGATGCCCGCGGACTCCTGCCCACGGTGCTGCAGCGCGTAGAGGCCGAAGTACGTGAGCTTGGCGACCTCTTCGCCAGGAGCCCAGACGCCGAAGACGCCGCAGGCGTCCTGCGGGCCTTTCTCGCCGGGAAGGAGGTCGTGGTTCAGTCGTCCGTCTGCGCGGGGGGCCACGGCCCTATGGTCGCACACCGGTCCGCGCCGCCCGCAGGCGCGCCCGGCGTCCGGACACGCGGCCCGGCGCGCCCGGGCACACGGGCCCGGTCAGCGGCGCCGGGCGTGCGGGTCGCGCGAGCGGCGGTCGGCGAGAACGGCCAGCGCACCGCCGACGAAGCCCCCGAGGACGCCGAGGCCGACGGCCGTCACCGTGCGGACCGCCCCCTCGCCTTCGAGGAACCAGATGAACCCGGTCCCGTCGGCGATCCACTCGACCCCGGGGGCCTTGAGCACCGCGACCAGGACGAGGCCGACGACGATGCCGACGATCGCGCCGGCGGCGATGAAGACGCTGAACTTCGGCGCGCGGCGCACGGTCGCCGGGCGCGCCGTCGCGAGGAGCTCCGCCTCCGACGGGACCGGGCTCTCGGCGGCGGGCGTCACGGACGGGTCCGGCGTGGGCCGGTCCGCGGGGTCCGCGGGGGTGGGGGCGGTCGACGACACCCCGCGATCCTAGGTCAGCGGCCCGTCAGCCACGGCGGCGGGCGGCCTGGAGCGGCAGCCACGCGGACAGGTCGGCGCGCTCCCCCGACGCCCGCACGGCACCGGCCGCGACGGCGTCCGCCCAGGTCGTCGCGCCCGTCACGAGCGCGAGCCACGTGCCCGGGTCGGTCTCGACGACGTTCGGCGGGGTGCCGCGGGTGTGACGAGGACCCTCGACGGCCTGGACCGCGCCGTCGGGCGGGACGCGCACCTCGACGGCGTTCCCGGGCGCGACGTCGGCGAGCTCCTCGAGCGTGAACCGCACCGCCGTCCGCCGGGCCGCGACCGGCACGGCCGCGGGGTCGGCGCGCCACACGTCGAGCGCGGCGCGTCCGTCGTCGGGAGAGGTCCGTCGTCGGGGAGGCACCCGCCCATCCTCCCCTGCCGTGCACCGCGCGGGCGCGCCCGGGCACGGACGAGCCCCGCGGACGAGGGTGGTCCGCGGGGCTCGTCGGGGGGCCCGCTCAGGCGGGTCGCCGGCTCACCACTTGGCGTTGCGCGCGAGCTCCAGGGCGATCTCCTGCCACCACTGGCCCGCGGCGGGGCCACCGTTGCACGAGCCGTCGGACTCGCCGGGCAGCTTGACCCACAGGAGCGCGACGAGGCCGGAGCCGTCGTTGACGTACGTGGGCTTCTCGCCGAGCGCGCGACCGCGCGGGTTGCACCACTCGCCGTTCGAGCCGTTGCCGTTGCGCGAGGTGTCGATGACGAAGCCCTTGCCGCCGAGGCGCTGCGAGATCTGCTGGCCGTACGACTTGCTCGCGGCGGTCGTCTGGTAGTTCGACGTGTTGAGCGCGAAGCCCACGGCGTACTCGAAGCCGACCTGGTTGAGCCGGTTGACCGCCGTGTCGACCGACAGCCACGCGGAGTGGCCGGCGTCGATGTAGACCTTCGCGCCCTTGAGCGTCAGCGACTTCGCCGCGTACTTGAGGAAGCCGATCCGGTCGCCCTGGCCGGAGCAGTCGCCGAGCTGCGCGAGCGCGTCGGGCTCGAGGACGACGATCGGGTTGCCCTTGATGCCCTGCGCGATGGTGTCGATCCAGCGCGCGTACTCGGACTCGGCGACGCCGCCGCCCGAGTGGGAGCCGCAGTCACGGCCCGGGATGGCGTAGACGACGAGCGTCGGCGTCTTGCCGGCGGCCACGGCACGGCCGGTGTAGTCGGCGACCTCGGCCTGCGCCTTCGACGCCTCGGTCCAGTTGCCGACCCAGTACGACTGCGGCGTGAGGGCGATCTTCGCGAGCAGCGTCTTGTCGGTGCCCGACGCGGCCTGCCACGCCTTGTAGGACTGGTTCGCCGTGTCGACGTAGAAGCTGCCCGAGGGCTGCGGCGTGACCGTCGGCGTCGGGGTCGGGGTCGGGGTCGGCGTCACGGTGGGCGTCGGCGTCTGGGTCGGGGTGACCGTCGGCGTCGACGTCGGGACCGTCCCGCCGGTGCACGTGGTGCCGTTGAGGCTGAACGACGTCGGGACGGGGTTCGAGCCGCTCCACGAGCCGTTGAACCCGAACGACGTCGTGCCGCCGGTCCCGATCTGGCCGTTCCACGACACGTTGGTGACGGACACCTGCGAGCCGTTGGTCGTGACGTTGCCGTTCCAGAGCTGGGTGACCTTCTGGCCGGCGGCGTACGTCCAGTCGAGCTTCCACGACGACACCGGGTCGCCGAGGTTGGTGATCGTGACGTTGGCGCCGAAGCCGCTCTGCCACTGGTTCGTCACGTCGTAGCTCACGCGGCAGCCGGCGGCGGCCTGGGCGGCGCTGGCCGTGACGGCGGTGAGACCGCCGACGGCGACGGCCGCGGCAGCGAGGAGCGCGGCGGCGGATCTGCGGGTGGACATGCGGGGTGCTCCCTGGTGTCTCGGCTGGCTCGGGGTCCTGACGAGGAAACCCGACGTCACGGGGCCGGCGCGAGCGGATGCGGAGCACCTAATCGCTTAAGTACGGCGGGTCGGGGCTCGATGCGCTTCGACCACGCGCTTCGACGTCGGCGTCGACGCCGCGCTGAGACCCGCGCCGAGGTCCGCACCGAGGTCCGTGCTGACGCCCGCCGGACAGCACGACGGCCCCGCACCGTGGAGGTGTGCGGGGCCGTCGCGCGGGTCGCGGGTCAGCGCTTGAGGTTGACCAGCTCCTGCAGGACCTCGTCCGACGTCGTGATGACGCGGCTGTTCGCCTGGAACCCGCGCTGGGCGATGATCAGGCTGGTGAACTCGCTGGACAGGTCGACGTTCGACATCTCCAGCGCGCCGCCGGCCAGCGTGCCGCGGCCTCCCGTGCCCGCCGCGCCGACCTGCGCGTCGCCCGAGTTGACCGACGTGCGGAACAGCGAGCCGCCCGCCTTCTCCAGGCCCGACGGGTTGGTGAACGAGCCGATCGCCAGCCGGCCGATCGTCTGCTTGAGGCCGTTCGAGAACGCGCCCGTGATGGTGCCGTCGGCGCCCAGCGCGAACGACTGCAGGACGCCGGCCGCCTGGCCGTTCTGGGTGCGCGCCTTGACCGAGTCGATGCCCGAGAAGCCGGTGATCGTCGACAGGTCGACCGCGACGCCGCCGACCGTGACCGTCGTCGGCGTCGTGAGCGCGCCCGCCGCGGTGAACGTCATCGCGCCCGCGTTGACCGTCGCCGTCCCGTCGGTCGCCGTGAGCGACCAGCCCGTCGCGGACTTGGTGAACGTGAGCTCGAGCTCGCGCGCCGCGCCCGTCGCGTCGTAGACGTCGATCGTGCGGTTGATCGTCGTGCCGTCCGCCGCGTCCGCGTCGAGGTTGCCCTCGTACGCCGCCGTCGACGTCGCGACCGCGGGCATGAGCGTGCCGGCCGGGACGCGCAGGTCGACGAGCGGGCCGTTCGTGTCGACGACGCCGTTCACCGCCGCCCAGCCCTGCACGAGCGCCCCCTCGCCCGGGAGCACCATCTGGCCGGTCGCGTCGAAGTCGAACGACCCGGCGCGCGTGTAGTACGACTCGTTGCCCTTGCGGACCACGAAGAACCCGTCGCCCTGGATCATCATGTCGGTGCTGCGGCCCGTCATCTGCGACGCACCCTGCGTGAAGTTCGTCGTGATGCCCGCGACGCGCACGCCCAGGCCGACCTGCGCCGGGTTCGTGCCGCCGACGCCGTCCTGCGCGCCCGCACCGTTCTGGAGCATCTGGCTGAGCGTGTCCTGGAACTGCGTCTGCGACGCCTTGAAGCCCGTCGTGTTGACGTTGGCGATGTTGTTGCCCGTGACGTCGAGCTGGGTCTGGTGGGCGCGCAGACCGGAGATGCCGGAGAAGAGCGAGCGGAGCATGGCGGTGGTTCCTTTCGGCAGGGGTGCTGCGCGGGGTCAGGCGGTGGTGGCGGGAGCGCCGGAGGCGGGGGTGGCGGAGGTGACCGCCGAGACCGCGTCGAGGGTGACGTCCGTGTCACCGACCTTCACGGTGGGCACAGGGCCCGCGTAGGACACGGCGGTGACGACGCCCGACTGCTCGGCTCCGTCCGCGTCGGTCCAGGTGATCTGCTGCCCGACGAGCTGGGCTGCCGACATCCGCATCTGCAGCGCGAACGACTCACGCTGCGTGTCGGCCAGGGCGACCAGCGACTCCATCGTGGAGAGCTGGGTCGTCTGGGTCATGAGCTGCGAGGAGTCCATCGGGGCCGACGGGTCCTGGTTGCGCAGCTGGGCGACGAGCAGGTCGAGGAACGCCTGCTTGTCGAGCTCCTTGGTGGCCTTCGAGCCCGACGTGTCCGCCGTGCGGCTCGTCGCGCCGAGGAACGAGACGTCGATGCTCATGGTGTCTCCTGCGGGGTGCGGGGTCGGGGGCGGGTGCCGGGGTCGTGGGGGGCGGGTCGGGGCGGCGGTCCCGGTGGGGCGCCGTGTCGCCCGGGCCGGGTCACAGGTCGACGTCCAGACCGGACGACGCGCGGCGCGGGCCGCTGCTCGACGCGGACGGTCCGGCGTCGGCGCCGCCCACGGCCGCGCGACCCGTCCGGGCCTCCGCGGGCGTGCGGGCCGCCCCCGGGTCCGGGCGGTCCGACGGCGCGTCGCCGCCGACCCCGACCTGCACGTCGAGACCGCCGAGGTCGCGGCTGAGGTCGCGGCGCAGGTCCGCGAGCGCGCCGCGCAGCGCCTCGCGCGACGCCTCCGTGCCGCCGACGAGCTCGACGCGGACCTGGTCGGCCGCGATGTGCGCGACGACGCGGACCGGGCCGAGGTGCTCCGGGTCGACCGGGACGGTGAGGACGTGCCGCCCGTGGCCGAGGCCGCCGAGCGCCGTGAGCCGCGCGCCGAGCTGCTCGGCGAACGGTGCCGGTGCCGGGCTGCCCGGGCTCGCCGCCGCGTGGGCGGGGGTGGCCGGCGTCGTCGACGTGGTGGGCGCGGCCGTCGTCTGGCCCGTGAGCGCGGCGGCGAACGTCGTCGCGCCCGCCGGGGTCGCGCTCGTGGCGGTCTCGCCCGGGGCGGTCGCCGCGCGGGCGGGGTCGCCGGCGGGCGTGGCAGCGGACCCCGGGGCGTCGGGCCGCGCACCGGCCGCCGACGCCGGGGCGCCGGTGGCGCCGGTCGGGACGGTCGACGTCGCCGGTGTCGCGGGGCTCGTCGGGGCGGTCCCGGTCCCCGGGACGGTCGCGCCGGGTGCCGTGGTGGTCGTCGTGGTCCCGGCCGTGCCCGTGGCACCGGTGCCGTCGCCGCCGTCCGTGGCGTCCGCGACGCCTGCCGGCGCGGCGGGTGTCGCGCCGAGGACGAGCGCGTCGGGACCCGGTGTCGCGGCCGTGCCCGTGAGGCCCGCCGCGGTGCCGGCGGGGGTGCCGGCAGCGGTCGCGACCGCGTCGCCGGTCAGGGCCGTCGGGGTGCCCGCGGCGACGGCGGCGAGCACCGTGGCGGCGGGGACGACGGTGGTCGCAGCGGCGAGCGGTGCGTCCGGGACGGGGGTCGTCGCGGGCGTCGGCGCGGCGGCGGTCGCGGCCTCGGCGGTCGCGTTCGGGTCGGTCGTCGTCGGGTCGGTCGTCGTCGGGTCGCCCGCGGCGGCGGCGCCCGGCTCGCGCAGGGGGTCGACAGCGTCGGGGCGTGCGGAGCCGTCGGTGGCGGGGCGGCCCGCCGCACGGTCGGTGCGACCGGCGCGGTCGGCACGGTCGCCCGCGGCACGGTCGGCACGGTCGGCCGGACGCCCGGCACGGTCCGCCGGGCGGTCGGCGACGCGGCCCGTCGAGGTACCGCGCACGTCGTCGCGTGCCGGTCCGGAGCGCACGTCGCGGGCCTGGACCGCGTCGAAGGTGCGGGCGAACGCGTCACCCGCACCCGGCACGGCGGCGGGGCCGGTCCCGCGCGACGTGCGCGCGGCGGCCGTGGTCACGGAGGGGGTCGTGGCGGTCACGAGGCCACCCCCAGCGCGCTCGCGAGGCCGGCCACGGACGACGGGTCCCGCGTGCCGGACAGCGACGCGAGGAGCTCCATCGCGGCCCGCTGGCTCGCGGCCGTGGCGGACGCGCCGCCGCTGCCACCGAGCGCGGCGACACCAGCCGACACGGTCGTCGGCTGCTCCTGGGGGAGGATGCGGCGGATCGCCGTGGGCGTCGTGTAGACGTCCCGCACGACGACGTGCGCGCCCGGCTTGGGTGCGTCGACCATCTTGCCGTCGCCCACGTAGATGCCGATGTGCGTGCCGCCGCCGAAGACGACGAGGTCACCGGGCAGCGCCTGGTCGAGGGACGCGACGGGCTCGCCCATCCGCTGCTGGTCGCGCGCGACGCGCGGGACGTCGCGGACGCCGACGTCGGCGAGCGCGCGGACCACGAGGCCCGAGCAGTCGAGGCCGCCCTCGTCGAGCGACTCGCCGCCCCACACGTAGGGGACGCCGACGTACTTCTGCGCGGCGGCGACGAACGACTGCCCCGTCGCCCCGCCGGTGGTACCGGACGCGGGGGCCGGGCCGGACGCGCCGGAGAGCGACGCGAGGAGCGTCTGGAAGTCGTCACCGGTCGTCGTGGCGACCGCGGCGGACGCGGTGGACACCGTGGCCGCCGTCGTCGTCGGCGCGGACGTGCGCGGCGGCGCGACGAGCGACCGCAGCTCGGCCATGCGTGCCTGCACGGTCGCGATCCCGTCGAGCGTCATGCGTCCTCCCGTCCGGCGCGGCGGCCCGCGACCTCGTCGAGCACGACCTGCTCGGCGTGCAGCTCCTCGGCGCGGACGGTGGCGTCGTGCCGCTCCTCCAGCCGCTCGACGGCGCGCGCGTCGCGGCGGGCGGCGACCCAGACGTCGGTCCGCTCGTCGGTGTGCGCCTGGGCCGCGACGACCCGCTCGCCGTGCTCCTCGAGCAGCGCGACGAGCGACGCGCGCGACGCGACCGACGCGCGGAAGGCCAGGTCGTCGGCCATGTCGGGCAGCGTGGAACCGGTGAGGCGCTCGCGCGTCTCGCGGGCGCGGTCGGCGGCGGCCTGCTCGGCGCGACGGGCCGCGGCGAGCTCGCCGGCGGCGCGCTCCTCCGCGAGGGCGCGCACGCGCAGCAGGCCGGCGAGCGGGAAGGAGCGGGTCATGCGACGTCCCCCAGCTGCTGGACGAGCGCGGACAGGTGCGACCACGCCTGCGCGGACGGGACGACGTCGTCGATGTCCTGCCGCAGGAACGCGTCGATCGCGCGGCCGTGCGTCACGGCGGCGTCGACGAGCGGGTTCGAGCCGGCGACGTACGCGCCGACGTCGAGCAGGTCCTGCGCCTGGCGGCGGGCGGCCATGACGGCGCGCAGCCGGCGCGCGGCGTCGCGCTGCTCGGGGGTCGTGACGCGCGACGCGACGCGGCTGATCGAGCCGAGGGCATCGACGCTCGGGAAGTGCCCGGCGACGGCGAGGCGGCGGTCGAGGACGACGTGCCCGTCGAGGATCGAGCGCGCGGCGTCGGCGATGGGCTCGTTGTGGTCGTCGCCGTCGACGAGGACCGTGTAGAGGCCGGTGACGGACCCGGTCGCACCGGTCCCGGCGCGCTCCAGGAGCTGCGCGAGCAGCGCGAACGTCGACGGCGGGTAGCCGCGGGTCGCGGGCGGCTCGCCGACGGAGAGGCCGATCTCGCGCTGCGCCATCGCGACGCGCGTGAGCGAGTCCATCATGAGGACCGCGTGCCGGCCCTCGTCGCGCAGCTGCTCGGCGATCCGGGTCGCGAGGAACGCGGAGCGCAGGCGGACGAGCGGCGGCTCGTCGGAGGTCGCGATGACGACGACCGAGCGGGCCAGCCCCTCGGGACCGAGGTCGTCCTCGAGGAACTCGCGGACCTCGCGCCCGCGCTCGCCCACGAGCGCGATGACGGACACCTCGGCGTCGGTCCCGCGCGCGACCATCGACAGCAGGCTCGACTTGCCGACGCCGGACCCGGCGAACAGGCCGAGCCGCTGGCCGCGGCCGACGGTGACGAGGGTGTCGAGCACGCGGACGCCCAGGTCGAGCGGCTCCTCGACGCGGCTGCGCTCGAGCGGGTGCGGCGCGCGGCCGTCGAGCGGCACCCACGCCTGCGCCCGCAGCGGGCCCTTGCCGTCGATGGGGCGACCGAGCCCGTCGAGCACGCGTCCGAGCAGGCCGGGCCCGACCGGCACGCGCAGCGGCTCGTGGAGCGGGCGGGCCGGGATGCCGGCGCGCAGTCCCGTGGTCGGGCCGAGGGGCATGCACCGGGCGGTCGCGCCGGCGGTCGCGACGACCTCCGCGAGGACGTCGTCGCCGACGCGCACGAGCTCGCCCACCGCGGCACCCGTCCCGACGACCTCGATCGTCAGGCCGACGACCGTGCGCACCGTGCCGACCCGCTCGGGGGCGGCGGCGGCGAGCACGCGGTGCCACGCGGGGGCACCGAGCACGGGGGCGGCACCGTGCGCGGGGGCGGGTCCGCGCGCGGGGGCGCCGGGCGCGGTCGCGCGGACGGGGGCGACGGGCGCGTCGAGGGTCGCCGTCACGCCTGCTCCAGGGCGGCGCGCGCGCGGGCCAGCGCGGTCGTGACGCGGGCGTCGAGGTACCCGTCGGGCAGCTCGGCGACCGCGTCGCCGGGCACGAGCGTGGCGTCCGCGACGAGGGTCACGGTCGCGGGCAGCGTGGGGGCAGGGCCGGCCGTCGCGTCCGTCACGGCGTCGACGGCCGCGAGGTCGTCGGGGTGCATCCGGACCGTGACGGGCTCGGCCGCGTCGACCCGGGCGAGCACGCGGGCGAGCGCGGCACGGGCCCCCTGCGCGTGGTCCGTGAGCTCGACGCCCAGGACCGCGGTGGCGAGGTCGAGCGCGGCCACGTGCAGGAGGTGCTCGACGTCCGCGACGACGGGCACGGTCCGGGCCGCGGCGGCCGAGGCGGCGACCTGCAGCGCGTCGAGGGCACGGTCGAGCGCGACCTGCGCGGCGACGCGGCGCTCCTCGGCGGCCGCGCGGACGCGCACCGACTCCTCCTGCGCGACGCGCGCGGCCTCGCGGGCACCGGCCGCGTAGCCGGCGGCGAACCCCTCGGCGCGTGCGGCCTCCGACGCGGCGCGGTCGATCACCGGGGCGGCGGTGGCGGCGGCCGCGAGCGGAGACGGCGTGAACAGCACCGGCTCGGCGGTCGGCCGGGTGGCGACCGAGGCCGCCGCCGCACCGGCCGGGGCGAACGCGGTCGACGTGACCGGCACGCCGGTGACGGCCGGGAGCGCGGCGGCGACGACGGCCCGCGCGGGGGCGGGCGCGGCCGGCTCCGCGGCGGGTGTCGCGGAGCCGTCCGGGGTGGGACGCGGCGTGGGGACGAATCCGAGGTCAGGCAACGAGCTCGTCCTCCGCGTCGCGCCGGATCACGATCTGGCCGCTCTCCTCCAGGCGACGGATCACCTGGACGATGGCCGCGCGCGCGTCCTCGACGAGCGAGAGGCGCACGGGGCCGAGCAGCTCGATCTCCTCCAGCAGGTTCTCCCGCGCCCGCTCGGACAGGTTCCGCATGACGGTCTCGCGGACCCCGTCGCTGACGCCCTTGAGCGCGACGGACAGCTGGGCGGTCTCGACCTGGCGCAGCACGAGCTGCATCGCGCGGTCCTCGAGCAGCGTGATGTCCGCGAACACGAACATGCGGCTGCGGACCTCCTCCGCGAGCTCCTCGTCACGTGCGGCCAGGCCCTCGAGGATGACCTTCTCGGTGCCGGGGTCGGCGCGGTTGATGATCTCGACGAGCGGCTGGACGCCGCCGACCGCGGCGAAGTCGTTGGCCTGCAGGACGCTCGACGCCTTGCGCTGCAGCGTCTCCGCGATGACCTGCACGACGTCCGGCGACGCGCGCTCCATGAGCGCGATGCGGTGCGCGATGTCCGCCTGCAGCTCGGGGTCGAGGCCCGCGAGGATGATGCCCGCGTGGTCGGGCTTGAGGTGCGCGAGCACGAGCGCGATGGCCTGCGGGTGCTCGCTCGACAGCAGCGAGACGACCTGGCGCGCGTCGGCGTGCTGGAGGAACTCGAACGGCTGCCCCTGCATCGTCGTCTGGAGGCGCTCGAGCACGTCGGCGGCCTGCTCGGCGCCGAGCGACGCGACCAGCAGGTGCTGCGCGAGACCCATGCCGCCGCCGACGCCGGGTCCGACGACGGACACGGCGTGGAACTCCTCGAGGACCTCGTCGGCGAGCCGCTGGTCGACGCGCTCGAGCCGCAGGATCTCGGCGGTGAGCTCCTCGATCTCGGACACGTCGAGCTGCGCCATGACGCGCGCCGCCCGGTCGCGTCCGAGCTGCAGCAGCAGCATGGCCGCCTTCTGGGTGCCGGTGAGCGGGGCCATCAGCGGCGTCCCGCCGGGGTCGCGGTGCCGAGCCAGCCGCGCAGGAG
The sequence above is a segment of the Cellulomonas fimi genome. Coding sequences within it:
- a CDS encoding C40 family peptidase, whose protein sequence is MTLDGIATVQARMAELRSLVAPPRTSAPTTTAATVSTASAAVATTTGDDFQTLLASLSGASGPAPASGTTGGATGQSFVAAAQKYVGVPYVWGGESLDEGGLDCSGLVVRALADVGVRDVPRVARDQQRMGEPVASLDQALPGDLVVFGGGTHIGIYVGDGKMVDAPKPGAHVVVRDVYTTPTAIRRILPQEQPTTVSAGVAALGGSGGASATAASQRAAMELLASLSGTRDPSSVAGLASALGVAS
- a CDS encoding FliI/YscN family ATPase, giving the protein MLGAPAWHRVLAAAAPERVGTVRTVVGLTIEVVGTGAAVGELVRVGDDVLAEVVATAGATARCMPLGPTTGLRAGIPARPLHEPLRVPVGPGLLGRVLDGLGRPIDGKGPLRAQAWVPLDGRAPHPLERSRVEEPLDLGVRVLDTLVTVGRGQRLGLFAGSGVGKSSLLSMVARGTDAEVSVIALVGERGREVREFLEDDLGPEGLARSVVVIATSDEPPLVRLRSAFLATRIAEQLRDEGRHAVLMMDSLTRVAMAQREIGLSVGEPPATRGYPPSTFALLAQLLERAGTGATGSVTGLYTVLVDGDDHNEPIADAARSILDGHVVLDRRLAVAGHFPSVDALGSISRVASRVTTPEQRDAARRLRAVMAARRQAQDLLDVGAYVAGSNPLVDAAVTHGRAIDAFLRQDIDDVVPSAQAWSHLSALVQQLGDVA
- a CDS encoding flagellar hook-length control protein FliK, whose product is MTATTPSVTTAAARTSRGTGPAAVPGAGDAFARTFDAVQARDVRSGPARDDVRGTSTGRVADRPADRAGRPADRADRAAGDRADRAGRTDRAAGRPATDGSARPDAVDPLREPGAAAAGDPTTTDPTTTDPNATAEAATAAAPTPATTPVPDAPLAAATTVVPAATVLAAVAAGTPTALTGDAVATAAGTPAGTAAGLTGTAATPGPDALVLGATPAAPAGVADATDGGDGTGATGTAGTTTTTTAPGATVPGTGTAPTSPATPATSTVPTGATGAPASAAGARPDAPGSAATPAGDPARAATAPGETATSATPAGATTFAAALTGQTTAAPTTSTTPATPAHAAASPGSPAPAPFAEQLGARLTALGGLGHGRHVLTVPVDPEHLGPVRVVAHIAADQVRVELVGGTEASREALRGALADLRRDLSRDLGGLDVQVGVGGDAPSDRPDPGAARTPAEARTGRAAVGGADAGPSASSSGPRRASSGLDVDL
- a CDS encoding flagellar hook assembly protein FlgD: MSIDVSFLGATSRTADTSGSKATKELDKQAFLDLLVAQLRNQDPSAPMDSSQLMTQTTQLSTMESLVALADTQRESFALQMRMSAAQLVGQQITWTDADGAEQSGVVTAVSYAGPVPTVKVGDTDVTLDAVSAVTSATPASGAPATTA
- a CDS encoding flagellar export protein FliJ — encoded protein: MTRSFPLAGLLRVRALAEERAAGELAAARRAEQAAADRARETRERLTGSTLPDMADDLAFRASVASRASLVALLEEHGERVVAAQAHTDERTDVWVAARRDARAVERLEERHDATVRAEELHAEQVVLDEVAGRRAGREDA
- a CDS encoding flagellar hook protein FlgE; translated protein: MLRSLFSGISGLRAHQTQLDVTGNNIANVNTTGFKASQTQFQDTLSQMLQNGAGAQDGVGGTNPAQVGLGVRVAGITTNFTQGASQMTGRSTDMMIQGDGFFVVRKGNESYYTRAGSFDFDATGQMVLPGEGALVQGWAAVNGVVDTNGPLVDLRVPAGTLMPAVATSTAAYEGNLDADAADGTTINRTIDVYDATGAARELELTFTKSATGWSLTATDGTATVNAGAMTFTAAGALTTPTTVTVGGVAVDLSTITGFSGIDSVKARTQNGQAAGVLQSFALGADGTITGAFSNGLKQTIGRLAIGSFTNPSGLEKAGGSLFRTSVNSGDAQVGAAGTGGRGTLAGGALEMSNVDLSSEFTSLIIAQRGFQANSRVITTSDEVLQELVNLKR